A stretch of Peteryoungia algae DNA encodes these proteins:
- a CDS encoding GlcG/HbpS family heme-binding protein encodes MSSFFEPSALLTDKGVLVMLQAAIDTASGMGQPQCIVIVDQSGVVLGSFRMKGARFLSLKSALAKARTAASINAPSTAIPEHARVLISGATQGEVTGLKGGLPIRFGGVLVGGVGIGSGSGDQDEEVARAALDAIGADPVSSG; translated from the coding sequence ATGAGCAGCTTCTTCGAGCCTTCGGCGCTACTCACGGACAAGGGCGTGCTCGTCATGCTGCAGGCCGCGATCGACACGGCCTCCGGGATGGGGCAGCCGCAATGCATCGTCATTGTCGATCAGAGCGGTGTCGTGCTCGGGTCCTTCCGCATGAAGGGTGCCCGTTTTCTGTCGCTGAAAAGTGCGCTGGCCAAGGCCCGAACGGCCGCGTCCATCAATGCGCCGTCGACCGCCATTCCTGAACATGCGCGCGTGCTCATTTCGGGCGCCACCCAAGGCGAAGTGACAGGGCTCAAGGGCGGCCTGCCGATCCGCTTTGGCGGAGTTCTTGTCGGGGGTGTCGGGATCGGTTCCGGCAGCGGCGACCAGGATGAGGAGGTCGCGCGCGCAGCCCTCGATGCCATCGGCGCGGATCCCGTTTCCAGCGGCTGA
- a CDS encoding DUF2218 domain-containing protein: MTDFQPSRLSGIARPADVSVMLDEICEHFVEHSDVVQKNGIATLKSKDWTIDIATVDHHLAIEISTSSDEALATTRTMFAEHLFYFAGDEPFSLEWSKPAPKVRPPGFVEATVVSAHDVTARMRRVTLSLADVSPFIGGNMHVRLLVPPKSRAPVWPNLQENGRIGWPEGEDELVVRLYTIRSVDPQANHVCIDILQHPAEGITTPGADFARDAMPGEQIAIMGPGGGGLPEAQDIIFAGDESALPAILRMVEEAPSGVTMKAIIEVENAGEEQPIFGPGLVEVVWLHRSSYAPHGSNRLVDRVKAAIDTVDENTFVWFAAEKADTRTIKRHLADRKRDRRRQYVAWYWERDA; encoded by the coding sequence ATGACCGATTTTCAGCCCTCCCGTCTTTCAGGCATCGCACGCCCCGCCGATGTCAGCGTCATGCTCGACGAGATCTGCGAACATTTCGTCGAGCACTCGGACGTCGTTCAGAAAAACGGCATCGCCACCCTCAAATCGAAGGACTGGACGATCGACATCGCAACCGTGGACCACCATCTGGCAATCGAGATCAGCACCAGTTCCGACGAAGCGCTGGCGACAACCCGCACCATGTTCGCCGAGCACCTCTTTTATTTCGCGGGCGACGAACCTTTCTCGCTCGAATGGTCCAAGCCCGCGCCGAAGGTGAGGCCACCCGGTTTCGTCGAGGCAACGGTCGTGTCAGCGCATGACGTGACCGCTCGCATGCGACGCGTCACCCTGTCTCTTGCGGATGTGTCGCCTTTCATCGGCGGCAATATGCATGTCCGGTTGCTGGTGCCGCCAAAGAGCCGTGCGCCGGTCTGGCCGAACCTCCAGGAGAATGGCCGGATAGGCTGGCCCGAGGGCGAGGATGAACTGGTCGTCAGGCTATACACGATCCGCTCCGTCGACCCGCAAGCAAACCATGTCTGCATCGACATCCTGCAGCATCCGGCCGAAGGCATAACCACGCCCGGCGCGGACTTTGCACGCGATGCAATGCCCGGCGAGCAGATAGCGATCATGGGCCCTGGCGGCGGCGGTTTGCCGGAAGCACAGGACATCATCTTCGCCGGGGACGAAAGCGCGCTTCCCGCCATCCTGCGGATGGTCGAGGAAGCACCGTCAGGGGTGACGATGAAAGCGATCATCGAGGTCGAGAATGCCGGCGAGGAGCAACCAATATTTGGTCCGGGTCTCGTGGAGGTCGTGTGGCTCCACCGATCATCCTATGCCCCTCATGGCAGCAACCGTCTGGTGGACCGGGTGAAGGCCGCGATCGATACCGTAGACGAAAACACCTTTGTCTGGTTCGCGGCTGAGAAAGCGGACACTCGCACGATCAAGCGTCACCTGGCTGACCGAAAGCGCGATCGACGGCGGCAATACGTTGCCTGGTACTGGGAAAGGGATGCCTGA
- a CDS encoding gluconokinase: MSLRLVIMGVAGCGKSTVGAALSEQLDIPYQDGDDLHSAEAVRKMSSGTPLADDDRWPWLDRIAETLRNEAPLIIGCSALRRAYRDRIRAGAGGDVTFVHLAGDRDLIASRMASRAGHYMPLSLLDSQFATLERPGPDEAIEVAIEQPMEAIVGQVLSTLGGSRND, from the coding sequence ATGAGCTTGCGCCTCGTCATCATGGGTGTCGCGGGTTGCGGCAAGTCGACCGTTGGCGCGGCCTTGTCCGAACAACTCGACATTCCCTACCAGGACGGCGACGACCTCCACAGCGCCGAAGCGGTTCGAAAGATGAGCTCGGGAACACCGCTTGCTGATGACGATCGCTGGCCCTGGCTCGACCGGATTGCCGAAACCTTGAGGAACGAGGCGCCGCTTATCATCGGATGCTCGGCGCTTCGACGGGCCTATCGTGACCGGATCCGTGCGGGCGCCGGGGGAGACGTCACATTCGTCCATCTCGCAGGAGACCGCGACCTCATCGCATCCCGCATGGCATCACGCGCCGGCCACTACATGCCCTTGTCACTGCTCGACAGCCAGTTCGCCACCTTGGAACGACCGGGGCCCGACGAGGCAATCGAAGTGGCGATTGAACAACCAATGGAAGCCATCGTCGGACAGGTCCTGTCCACGCTCGGAGGAAGCCGCAATGACTGA
- a CDS encoding SDR family oxidoreductase yields MALNLFDLKGKRALITGSSQGIGFALAEGLRAAGADIILNGRDAAKLEDAAARIEGADTLAFDATDHEAVRAAVDAYETSGKAIDILVNNAGMQHRAPLEDFPADAFERLLQTNIASVFHVGQAVARHMIARGRGKIINIASVQTALARPSIAPYTATKGAVGNLTKGMATDWAKYGLNCNAIAPGYFDTPLNAALVADPTFSAWLEKRTPAGRWGKVEELQGACIFLASDASSFVNGHILYVDGGITASL; encoded by the coding sequence GTGGCACTGAACCTGTTCGACCTGAAGGGCAAACGCGCCCTGATCACGGGATCTTCGCAAGGGATCGGCTTTGCGCTGGCAGAAGGCCTGCGGGCGGCTGGCGCCGACATCATCCTGAACGGACGTGACGCGGCGAAGCTGGAAGATGCGGCCGCCCGGATCGAGGGCGCTGACACGCTGGCATTCGACGCGACCGACCATGAGGCCGTGCGCGCTGCCGTTGATGCCTACGAGACGTCCGGCAAGGCGATCGACATCCTGGTCAACAATGCCGGCATGCAGCATCGCGCGCCGCTTGAAGACTTCCCGGCAGATGCTTTCGAGCGTCTGCTGCAGACCAACATCGCCAGCGTCTTTCATGTCGGACAGGCTGTCGCCCGCCACATGATCGCCCGTGGACGCGGCAAGATCATCAATATCGCAAGCGTCCAGACTGCCCTCGCCCGCCCCTCCATTGCCCCCTACACCGCCACCAAGGGTGCGGTCGGCAACCTGACCAAGGGCATGGCCACCGATTGGGCAAAATACGGCCTGAACTGCAATGCGATTGCGCCCGGTTATTTCGACACGCCGCTGAATGCAGCCCTGGTTGCAGACCCGACCTTCTCGGCCTGGCTGGAAAAACGCACACCGGCCGGCCGCTGGGGCAAGGTCGAGGAATTGCAGGGCGCCTGCATCTTCCTCGCCTCCGACGCGTCCAGCTTCGTCAACGGACATATCCTCTATGTCGATGGCGGGATCACGGCATCGCTATGA
- a CDS encoding substrate-binding domain-containing protein — MLKSALAVSILALTAAMPAHADAISDAMAEVQKYAGEKTAWDGPTSGPTAASAKKVVVLAADMKNGGILGVTNGIEEAAAKIGWDVTVLDGAGSVQSRAGAFGQALALKPDGIIINGFDAVEQQAALKQACDAGIPMVSWHAGPVIGPDPANCLFANVSTDAMEVSAAAGKWAFADAGGKPGVVIFTDSTYAIAIAKADKIKETIEKLGGTVLEYVDTPIADTSNRMPTLTTSLLQKYGASWTHALAINDIYFDFMGPSLAAAGIPGDGAPKAVAAGDGSESAYQRIRSDQYQAVTVAEPLNLQGWQLIDELNRAVSKVEWSGYTSPLHVVTKANISSDGGDKNIFDPGNGYRDQYAKIWGK, encoded by the coding sequence ATGCTGAAGAGTGCCCTAGCCGTTTCAATTCTGGCGCTGACGGCCGCCATGCCTGCCCATGCCGACGCGATTTCGGACGCGATGGCAGAGGTCCAGAAATATGCTGGCGAAAAGACCGCCTGGGATGGTCCGACCAGCGGCCCGACCGCTGCCTCGGCCAAGAAGGTCGTCGTGCTCGCTGCCGACATGAAGAATGGCGGCATTCTCGGCGTTACCAATGGCATCGAGGAGGCTGCTGCCAAGATCGGTTGGGATGTCACCGTTCTCGATGGCGCAGGATCCGTCCAGAGCCGTGCCGGGGCCTTCGGCCAGGCGCTTGCCCTGAAACCCGATGGTATCATCATCAACGGCTTTGACGCGGTCGAACAGCAGGCAGCCCTCAAGCAGGCCTGCGATGCCGGTATCCCGATGGTGAGCTGGCATGCCGGTCCAGTCATCGGCCCGGATCCGGCCAACTGCCTCTTCGCCAATGTCTCCACCGACGCCATGGAAGTCTCGGCCGCCGCCGGAAAATGGGCCTTTGCCGATGCGGGCGGCAAGCCGGGTGTCGTGATCTTCACCGACTCGACCTATGCGATCGCCATTGCCAAGGCCGACAAGATCAAGGAGACAATCGAGAAGCTCGGCGGCACCGTGCTCGAATATGTCGATACGCCGATTGCCGACACGTCCAACCGCATGCCGACGCTGACCACTTCGCTTCTGCAGAAGTATGGTGCCAGCTGGACGCATGCGCTCGCGATCAACGACATCTACTTCGATTTCATGGGGCCGAGCCTGGCTGCGGCCGGCATTCCCGGTGATGGCGCGCCGAAGGCCGTCGCTGCCGGTGACGGGTCGGAGTCCGCCTATCAGCGTATCCGGTCCGACCAATATCAGGCCGTCACGGTCGCCGAGCCTCTCAACCTGCAGGGCTGGCAGTTGATCGACGAGTTGAACCGCGCCGTCAGCAAGGTAGAGTGGTCGGGTTACACCTCGCCGCTGCATGTCGTCACCAAGGCGAACATCAGCTCCGACGGTGGTGACAAGAACATCTTCGATCCCGGTAACGGTTACCGTGATCAGTATGCCAAGATCTGGGGCAAATAA
- a CDS encoding L-idonate 5-dehydrogenase produces the protein MKAIVIHAARDLRVEDRPVEEAQAGQLRLSLATGGICGSDLHYFNHGGFGAVRLREPMILGHEVSARVEAIGPGVSGFEIGQLVAVSPSRPCGHCRFCAEGLQNQCLNMRFYGSAMPFPHIQGAFRESLVADAYQCVDATGLSSGEAAMAEPLAVTLHATTRAGSLFGKRVLVTGCGPIGVLSILSARRAGAAEIVATDLSDFTLALAAKVGADRVINTAKEPDALSAYAEDKGTFDVLYECTGVAAALAGAIPALRPRGIILQLGLGGDMTLPMMAITAKELELRGSFRFHQEFATGVELMRKGLIDVKPLITHTVSLAEAEKGFLLASDRSQAMKAQIDFSA, from the coding sequence ATGAAAGCCATTGTCATTCATGCCGCCCGTGATCTCCGGGTTGAAGATCGTCCGGTTGAAGAAGCCCAGGCAGGCCAGTTGCGACTGAGCCTGGCGACGGGCGGAATCTGCGGCTCCGACCTGCATTACTTCAATCACGGCGGTTTCGGGGCTGTGCGTCTGCGCGAGCCCATGATCCTCGGACACGAGGTTTCGGCCAGGGTCGAGGCGATCGGTCCCGGCGTTTCGGGTTTTGAAATCGGACAGCTCGTCGCCGTTTCTCCCTCGCGGCCCTGCGGTCACTGCCGGTTTTGTGCAGAAGGCCTGCAGAATCAGTGCCTGAACATGCGCTTTTATGGCAGTGCCATGCCGTTCCCCCACATTCAGGGCGCTTTCAGAGAAAGCCTGGTGGCAGACGCCTATCAATGCGTCGACGCCACGGGCCTTTCCTCGGGCGAAGCTGCCATGGCCGAGCCGCTGGCCGTCACCCTGCATGCCACAACACGGGCGGGCAGTCTCTTCGGCAAGCGGGTTCTCGTCACCGGTTGTGGGCCGATTGGCGTGCTCTCGATCCTTTCGGCGCGTCGGGCCGGTGCGGCAGAAATCGTCGCGACCGATCTTTCCGATTTCACTCTGGCGCTGGCGGCCAAGGTCGGGGCTGACAGGGTGATCAACACGGCGAAGGAGCCGGATGCTCTGTCTGCCTATGCGGAGGACAAGGGCACCTTCGATGTGCTCTACGAATGCACGGGTGTAGCCGCAGCCCTTGCCGGCGCCATTCCTGCCCTGAGGCCGCGTGGGATCATCCTCCAGCTTGGCCTGGGTGGCGACATGACACTGCCGATGATGGCGATCACGGCCAAGGAACTCGAACTGCGTGGCTCCTTTCGCTTTCATCAGGAGTTTGCGACCGGTGTGGAACTGATGCGCAAGGGGCTCATCGACGTGAAGCCGCTGATCACCCATACTGTATCGCTGGCCGAGGCAGAGAAGGGCTTCCTGCTCGCCTCGGACCGGAGCCAGGCGATGAAGGCGCAGATCGACTTTTCGGCCTGA
- a CDS encoding SMP-30/gluconolactonase/LRE family protein produces MSFFEVIDPVFATYVLGNAPLKRLATGFDWTEGPVWFGDAGCLLFSDIPNNRVVRWSEDGVTTYRQPSNYANGHTRDLQGRLVSCEHGTRRVTRTEWDGSLTVIADSFKGKRLNSPNDVIIAPDGSIWFSDPHYGIMTDYEGAKAEQELPCSVYRVSPNGRIEAVITDMQGPNGLAFSPDGSRLYVADTGRMFSTDPQHIRVFDMVDGRPVNDRHFHAVTPGCADGMRVDSDGNLWSSAADGVHCIAPDGHLMGKILVPEVVSNICFGGRSKHRLFITATTSLYSVVLNRRGIQTP; encoded by the coding sequence ATGTCGTTTTTCGAAGTCATCGATCCGGTGTTTGCGACCTATGTGCTCGGCAATGCACCGCTAAAGCGGCTGGCGACGGGGTTCGACTGGACGGAAGGGCCGGTGTGGTTCGGCGATGCCGGCTGCCTCCTGTTCTCCGACATTCCCAACAACCGGGTCGTTCGCTGGAGCGAGGATGGCGTGACCACCTATCGCCAGCCTTCGAACTACGCCAACGGTCACACCCGGGATCTACAGGGGCGGCTCGTCAGTTGCGAACATGGAACGCGCCGGGTGACCCGCACGGAATGGGACGGGTCGCTCACCGTTATCGCCGACAGCTTTAAAGGCAAGCGACTCAACAGTCCGAACGACGTCATTATTGCGCCTGACGGATCGATCTGGTTCAGCGATCCGCACTACGGGATCATGACGGATTACGAGGGGGCCAAGGCGGAGCAGGAACTGCCCTGCTCGGTCTATCGGGTCTCGCCGAACGGCAGGATCGAGGCCGTCATTACCGACATGCAGGGGCCGAACGGTCTCGCCTTCAGTCCGGACGGCAGCCGTCTCTATGTTGCGGATACAGGCCGGATGTTCTCTACCGATCCGCAACATATCCGGGTCTTCGACATGGTCGATGGCCGGCCGGTGAATGATCGGCACTTTCACGCAGTCACGCCCGGCTGCGCCGATGGCATGCGGGTCGACAGCGACGGGAACCTGTGGTCGTCTGCAGCCGACGGCGTTCACTGCATCGCGCCTGACGGGCATCTCATGGGCAAGATCCTGGTTCCGGAAGTGGTGTCGAATATCTGCTTTGGCGGGCGCTCCAAGCACCGCCTGTTCATTACGGCGACCACGAGCCTCTACTCGGTCGTGCTCAATCGGCGCGGCATCCAGACACCGTAA
- a CDS encoding 2-hydroxyacid dehydrogenase — MTKPDILQMGPYPDWDQVPLEQNFHMHRYFEASDKAGFLAEVGPKIRGIATRGELGANAAIIAACPNLEVISVYGVGFDAVDLSACRERGIRVTNTPDVLTNDVADLGVAMMLVQSRGMIGAETWVKDGSWAAKGLYPLKRRVWGRRAGVLGLGRIGYEVAKRLAGFDMEIAYSDVSAKDFAGDWEFIADPVALAARSDFLFVTLAASAVTRHIVGRDVIEALGPEGMLINISRASNIDEDALLDALEAGKLGSAALDVFEGEPNLNPRFLTLPNVLLQPHHASGTLETRQAMGKLVRDNLTAHFAGETLLTPVL, encoded by the coding sequence ATGACCAAGCCCGACATTCTTCAGATGGGACCCTATCCGGACTGGGACCAGGTTCCGCTGGAGCAAAACTTCCACATGCACCGCTATTTCGAGGCCTCAGACAAAGCAGGCTTTCTGGCCGAAGTCGGTCCGAAAATCCGCGGTATTGCAACCCGCGGCGAACTCGGTGCGAATGCTGCCATCATTGCGGCCTGCCCCAATCTCGAAGTCATTTCGGTCTATGGCGTCGGCTTTGATGCTGTCGATCTGTCTGCCTGCCGCGAGCGCGGGATCCGGGTGACGAACACGCCCGACGTGTTGACCAACGACGTCGCCGATCTCGGGGTCGCAATGATGCTCGTCCAGTCGCGCGGGATGATCGGCGCCGAGACCTGGGTAAAGGACGGGTCCTGGGCGGCCAAGGGCCTCTATCCGCTGAAGCGCAGGGTCTGGGGACGCAGGGCAGGGGTGCTCGGTCTCGGGCGGATCGGCTATGAAGTTGCCAAACGTCTCGCCGGTTTCGACATGGAGATCGCCTATAGCGATGTTTCAGCCAAGGATTTTGCCGGGGATTGGGAATTCATCGCCGACCCCGTGGCGCTGGCTGCCCGCTCCGACTTCCTCTTTGTCACACTGGCGGCCTCCGCTGTGACCCGGCACATCGTCGGGCGAGACGTGATCGAGGCGCTGGGGCCGGAGGGTATGCTGATCAATATCAGCCGCGCCTCCAACATCGATGAGGACGCTCTGCTCGACGCTCTCGAGGCGGGCAAACTCGGGTCTGCTGCGCTCGATGTCTTCGAGGGCGAGCCCAACCTCAATCCGCGCTTTCTCACCTTGCCGAATGTACTGCTCCAGCCGCATCATGCCAGCGGTACGTTGGAAACGCGCCAGGCCATGGGCAAGCTCGTCCGTGACAATCTCACCGCGCATTTCGCCGGTGAAACCCTCCTTACTCCGGTGCTCTGA
- a CDS encoding sugar ABC transporter ATP-binding protein: protein MQPSADGLLFDRIVKSFGGTQALKGVSLKVERGEIVALLGENGAGKSTLIKVLGGIHRPDEGGVFIDGTPYAHEAGKAGGQRVAFIHQDLGLIEWMSVAENIALSLGYVKKGRRIDWTATEALADKALSLVEADFSATARVSGLTRTQKSLVAIARALAADCDYLVLDEPTASLPADEVERLFAALRPLKARGVGMIYVSHRLDEIFRIADRVAVLRDGQMVGMRDIEHTTPEELVGLIVGRKAREIARPAILEGPSILKVSGLATNAVGPVSFEIRRGELLGLAGLRGAGHEDVGRALFGLIPHAGKITLNGVAPDLKDAGAAMRSGIGLVARDRVAESVAPGLTIRENAFLNPSATGRRLLSLLSPKAEDALAEELGRRVGLSPNDPTLAIEALSGGNQQKVVVGRWLDSERRLLIAEDPTAGVDVGAKAEIYHLLYQALASGMGVLVVSTDFEETANICHRAIVFSRGLPVAELSGVELSTESLIQAASAGEAA from the coding sequence ATGCAACCGTCCGCAGACGGCCTGCTCTTCGATCGCATCGTGAAATCCTTTGGTGGCACACAGGCCCTAAAGGGTGTTTCACTGAAGGTCGAGCGCGGCGAAATCGTCGCCCTGCTCGGTGAGAACGGAGCCGGCAAATCGACGCTGATCAAAGTCCTTGGCGGCATTCACCGCCCCGACGAGGGCGGCGTGTTTATCGACGGTACGCCCTATGCGCATGAGGCCGGCAAGGCCGGTGGCCAGAGAGTGGCCTTCATCCACCAGGACCTTGGTCTGATCGAGTGGATGAGCGTTGCCGAGAACATCGCGCTTTCGCTCGGCTACGTGAAGAAAGGTCGTCGGATCGACTGGACGGCGACGGAAGCTTTGGCTGACAAGGCGCTTTCGCTTGTCGAGGCCGACTTTTCGGCGACCGCGCGCGTCTCCGGTCTGACCCGAACACAGAAGTCTCTGGTCGCCATCGCGCGGGCATTGGCTGCCGATTGCGATTACCTCGTTCTTGACGAACCGACCGCCAGCCTTCCGGCAGACGAAGTGGAACGGCTGTTCGCGGCCCTGCGTCCGCTGAAGGCGCGTGGCGTCGGCATGATCTATGTCAGTCACAGACTGGACGAGATCTTTCGGATCGCCGACCGGGTCGCCGTTCTGCGCGATGGCCAGATGGTCGGAATGCGCGACATTGAACATACGACACCAGAGGAGCTGGTTGGGCTCATCGTCGGCAGAAAAGCCCGCGAAATTGCCCGGCCCGCCATCCTCGAGGGGCCGTCCATCCTGAAAGTCTCTGGTCTGGCGACGAATGCCGTCGGTCCTGTCAGCTTCGAGATAAGGCGTGGGGAACTTCTCGGTCTTGCGGGACTTCGCGGCGCCGGTCACGAGGACGTTGGTCGGGCCCTCTTCGGCCTCATCCCGCATGCGGGAAAGATCACGCTGAACGGTGTCGCACCGGACTTGAAAGACGCGGGCGCTGCCATGCGTTCCGGGATCGGTCTCGTCGCGCGCGATCGCGTCGCCGAGAGTGTCGCGCCGGGGCTCACCATCCGGGAGAATGCATTTCTCAATCCGTCCGCTACTGGCCGGCGCCTGCTGAGCCTCTTGTCACCCAAGGCAGAAGACGCTCTCGCTGAAGAGCTCGGTCGTCGCGTGGGGCTGTCGCCGAATGACCCGACACTTGCGATCGAGGCGCTTTCGGGCGGCAACCAGCAAAAGGTCGTGGTGGGGCGCTGGCTCGATTCCGAGCGTCGCCTGCTGATCGCGGAAGACCCGACCGCCGGCGTCGACGTGGGAGCCAAGGCTGAAATCTACCACCTTCTCTACCAGGCTCTCGCAAGCGGCATGGGCGTCCTCGTGGTGTCCACCGATTTCGAGGAGACCGCCAATATCTGCCATCGCGCGATCGTCTTCAGTCGTGGCCTGCCCGTGGCCGAACTGAGTGGCGTCGAATTGTCAACCGAATCCCTGATCCAGGCCGCATCGGCCGGTGAAGCCGCCTGA
- a CDS encoding LacI family DNA-binding transcriptional regulator has protein sequence MKANLEDIARAAGVSKMTVSRVLRDGSGFSDQTRQKVMEIAERLGYVPNRLAAAFGSDQAETLVGMCVPRLTSGLFGHVLDGVDRALGRLGYQLIIGANDHSMSEEEAWIRQVVSWRPAGLILSGRHHTPGTIELLRSAAMPVVEIWDLTTSPIDMAVGFSHADCGAEMARHLLARGRRKAGYVGALARSDVMGQARFEGFRDALARAGHPLVDAEMLHDAPGFYAGYYGLETLLSRKNDFDVVYFHNDEMAIGGLAFCQSRGLSVPEHIGIAGWGGMEAASILQKRLTTTVVPTTAIGKAAAEALVAKLKGEPVQTITFVPTRLVPGETV, from the coding sequence GTGAAGGCCAATCTCGAGGATATCGCCCGCGCCGCAGGCGTCTCGAAGATGACGGTCAGCCGCGTGCTCCGCGATGGATCCGGCTTTTCCGATCAGACACGGCAAAAGGTCATGGAGATCGCCGAGCGGCTGGGTTACGTGCCTAACCGGTTGGCCGCCGCCTTCGGCTCAGATCAGGCCGAAACGCTCGTCGGCATGTGCGTCCCGCGCCTGACATCCGGCCTGTTCGGCCATGTGCTCGATGGTGTGGACAGGGCCCTGGGCCGCCTCGGCTACCAGTTGATCATTGGTGCCAACGATCACTCGATGTCGGAAGAAGAAGCCTGGATCCGGCAGGTCGTCAGCTGGCGCCCGGCGGGTCTCATTCTCTCGGGTCGCCACCACACGCCGGGGACGATCGAACTCTTGCGCAGCGCGGCCATGCCTGTCGTCGAAATCTGGGATCTGACCACGAGCCCGATCGACATGGCTGTCGGCTTCTCACACGCCGACTGTGGCGCCGAAATGGCCAGGCATCTCTTGGCGCGTGGCCGTCGAAAGGCCGGCTATGTCGGCGCACTCGCCCGCTCCGATGTGATGGGACAGGCACGGTTTGAAGGGTTTCGTGACGCCCTCGCTCGTGCCGGCCATCCGCTGGTGGATGCTGAAATGCTGCACGACGCGCCGGGCTTTTATGCCGGCTACTACGGCCTTGAGACCCTGCTCAGCCGAAAGAACGATTTCGACGTGGTCTATTTCCACAATGACGAAATGGCGATCGGCGGGCTCGCCTTCTGCCAGTCGCGTGGTCTGAGCGTACCCGAGCACATCGGCATTGCCGGCTGGGGCGGCATGGAAGCGGCCTCGATCCTTCAGAAGCGCCTGACCACAACCGTCGTGCCGACGACCGCCATTGGCAAGGCCGCGGCGGAGGCGCTGGTGGCGAAGCTGAAGGGTGAGCCGGTGCAGACCATCACCTTCGTTCCGACGCGGCTCGTCCCGGGCGAAACAGTTTGA
- a CDS encoding ABC transporter permease, translating to MPGIQSNAVEPTKDELRGLSPGRKLVRLAPTYGLVILMFGLILLFSILLPTTFPTMLNVRAILSDKAIIALLSLAAMIPMVAGRIDLTVGYGIVLWHILAISLQTLYGFPWPVAVAIVLVLGVLIGALNGLLVEVARIDSFIATLGTGTVLYAVALWHTGGRQMVGALPDAFYAINGTFVFGLPITAIYVLIITFVLWIALEYTPVGRYLYAIGANQRAAELNGIPTRKFVIGAFVISGLMTALAGVLLASKLRIGQASVGLEFLLPALVGAFLGSTTIKPGRVNVWGTIVGVMILAVGISGIQQFGGSFWVEPLFNGTTLLIAIGIAGYAQRKKGAKSK from the coding sequence ATGCCCGGTATCCAATCCAACGCCGTCGAACCCACAAAGGACGAATTGCGGGGCCTTTCGCCCGGCCGCAAGCTCGTGCGTCTCGCGCCCACCTATGGGCTCGTTATTCTGATGTTCGGCCTTATCCTGCTGTTCTCGATCCTGTTGCCGACAACTTTCCCGACCATGCTGAATGTCAGGGCCATCCTTTCCGACAAGGCGATCATCGCGCTTCTGTCGCTCGCGGCCATGATCCCCATGGTCGCCGGACGCATCGATCTCACAGTCGGATACGGCATCGTTCTCTGGCATATCCTGGCGATCAGCCTGCAGACGCTGTACGGATTTCCGTGGCCGGTCGCAGTGGCCATCGTGCTCGTGCTCGGCGTGCTGATCGGCGCACTCAATGGCTTGCTGGTTGAAGTCGCACGGATCGACAGCTTCATCGCGACGCTCGGGACGGGGACGGTTCTTTATGCCGTCGCGCTCTGGCATACTGGTGGCCGCCAGATGGTCGGAGCCCTGCCGGATGCCTTTTACGCGATCAACGGCACCTTCGTGTTCGGCCTGCCGATCACCGCAATCTACGTCCTGATCATTACCTTCGTGCTCTGGATCGCGCTCGAATACACGCCGGTCGGCCGCTATCTCTATGCAATCGGTGCCAACCAGCGGGCAGCCGAGCTCAACGGCATTCCGACGCGTAAATTCGTCATCGGCGCCTTTGTCATATCAGGTCTGATGACCGCACTCGCAGGCGTGTTGCTCGCCTCGAAGCTCAGAATAGGGCAGGCCTCGGTGGGTCTTGAATTCCTGCTGCCGGCACTTGTCGGCGCCTTCCTCGGCTCCACCACCATCAAACCCGGACGGGTCAATGTCTGGGGCACCATCGTCGGCGTCATGATCCTCGCCGTCGGTATTTCCGGCATCCAGCAGTTTGGCGGGAGCTTCTGGGTGGAGCCGCTGTTCAACGGCACGACCCTTTTGATCGCCATCGGGATCGCCGGTTACGCGCAAAGAAAGAAAGGCGCGAAGTCGAAATAA